Within Terriglobia bacterium, the genomic segment GCCTATCTTCTCTCCTCGCTCACCTTGAACATGTACTTGATGGCGGTTTTGTAGATCAGGACGTTGGGCTGTCCGGTGCGGGTCACCTTGATGCAGTTCTTGTCGTACCACTCGATGACGCCCTGCATGGAATCGCCGTCGCGCAGCACGATCACCATCGGCGTCTTGGCCTGCATCTGCTTCTGGTAGTAAAAATTCTCGGCGTGCGTCTGCTCCGGCGGAGGCGTTTTCTTGGGGGCGGAC encodes:
- a CDS encoding RNA chaperone Hfq gives rise to the protein MKELDSTAVGRLPEPAESFANRKLIRPTLNRNEIRSDKERRERPERVVSAPKKTPPPEQTHAENFYYQKQMQAKTPMVIVLRDGDSMQGVIEWYDKNCIKVTRTGQPNVLIYKTAIKYMFKVSEERR